In Mycolicibacterium nivoides, the DNA window ATCGCGCTTCTGGTGTTCCGCGGGCAGGGCTTCGAAGGCGGCGTCCAGCGCGGCGAACCCCAGCATCTGGTCGATGAAGGCGTGATATACCTCGACCGCCTCCCGCTCGGGGAAACCCGCCGACCGCAGTGAACCCAAAACCGTCTCGATGATCTGGATCTCGTGGGCGCCGCCGGTCACCCGACTCGCGGCCAGTACCCCGGCCTGCGGGTGCTCGACGTAGACGCGGTGCAGGCGCAGCCCGAGTTCCCGCATGTCCTCCCGCCAGTGACCGGTCGGCTCCCACCCCTCGACCACTCGTCGCAACAGCTCGTCGGTGATGGCCAGCACCACGTCCTCGATGCCGCGGAAGTAGCGGTACAGGGCGGTCGGGTCGGCCCCGAGTGCGACACCGAGGCGTCTGACACTCAGGCCGGCGGCTCCGTGATACTGCAACACCCGCAGCGCAGCCTCGACGATGAGCTGCTCGGACAGCACGACGCCCTGCTTCGTCTGTCGCCGTCGTCGCCGCGGCGATTCGGACTTCAATGTTCGGCCCATCCGCATTGCCTCCCGGCGCTTACGTCAACGCCTTCAACCCATTGTGCGGCCCGGCCGCGCCCCTGCGCACAGAAACGCTATGCGATGAAAACCTTTCGCAGTGTCTCCCGCACCGTCCAGGTGGTGCGCTGCCCGGCGTGCAGGCGAACGAGGCTGCCGGGCCGGAGATCGATCGTCGGAGTGCCGTCGTCGAACGCGATACTGGCGTCCCCGCCCAGGACGACGAACACCTCGTCCGACTCCACGTCCCGGGAAACGCCGGGGGTATGTTCCCAGACGCCCACCGTCACGTCGGCCAACGAGGTCACGTCACGATGCCCCGTCGTCGGCGCTCCGTCCACCACCGACTCATCGGGAAGCGGCGTGTGGTCGAGCTGCAAACTCACGGCGTTGACACATGTGCTCACGAGTCGAACCCCAGCCCGACCGAGTCGAGTGCCTTCAGCAGGACGTTGCGCCGGCCCTCCCGATGGTCGGCGCGGTCGAGTGACCAGCGGGTCGCCTGAATCCCCGCCGAGGCCAACGGTTCCGGCGGGAACGGTGCCGGTATGGACTTGACCATCTCGAGTTCGGTGCGAACCGTCGGCGTGCCTGCGAAACGGTCGAGCATCACCTCAGCGGCGAAACGCGTGGCCGCCACGCCGAGCCCGGTGAACCCGGCGGCATATCCGACCCGGTCACCGTACGCGGACCCGAAGAACGCGCAGAACCGCGTCGAAGTGTCGATCACGCCGGCCCAGCGGTGGCTGAAGCTGACGTCCTCGAGTTGCGGGAACGTGGTGAAGAAGTGACCGGCGAGCCGGCGGTAGGTGGCATCACGGTCTTCGTACTGAGGCCGGATCCGGCCGCCGAAGTGATAGATCGCGTCGTACCCGCCCCAGAGGATGCGATTGTCTTTCGACAACCGGTAATAGTGGAACTGGTTCGACATGTCACTGATGCCTTGCCGGTTGTCCCAACCGATCTCGGCCAGCTGGGTATCGGTCAGCGGCTCGGTCATCAAGGCGTAGTCGTACACCGGCACCGTGTGGTAGCGGTATCGCTTCAGCAGCGACGGAAAGCCGTTGGTCGCCAGAATCACTCGGTCGGCGTGCGCGGTCACCCGCTCGGTGCGCACCGACAGCGGCCCGCCCCGATGGTCCTGGCCCAGACCCAGAACCTTGCTGTTCTCGTAGATCTCGACACCTAGTTCACTTGCGGCGCGGGCGAGTTCACTCGCGAGTTTCGCCGGATGAACCAGCGCGGCAGCGTCCTTGGACCACACTCCGGCAAGGTAGGTGGGCGAGTTCACCTCGGCGCGGATCGCCTGCTGGTCGAAGTAGACCTGATCCGGCCGCAGCGCCGCGGTAGCCAGTTCTGCTGCCTGGTAGGGCTCGACCGCCACCGAGATCGAGCCGGTCCGCTCGAAATCGCAATCAAGGCCCAGCGAATCGACGGTCTTCTCGATACCGTCAAGGTTCTCCAACCCCAGCCGGTCGAGAGCGTCGATCTCGTCCGGCCAGCGGCTGCGGCCGTTCTCGGTGCCGTGGGTGAGCGACGCCTCGACGAAGCCGCCGTTACGGCCCGAGGCCGCCCACCCGATCGTCTGCCCCTCGACGAGGGCGACCCGCATACCCGGGTCGCGCTGCTTTGCCATCAAGGCAGACCACAGACCGGTGTACCCGCCGCCGACCACGATGAGGTCGTAGCGCGACGACGGCTTGGTCAACCCCGGGTAACGGGGGTGACCAGGGATGTCGTCGAGCCAGAAGGGCTGAAGCGCGGTCGCGGCCAACGAGCGGTCGACGAGGCTGGTTGCGGGGGTATTTCGTTCGAAAACGGTTTGCACGGGTATCTTCCTGGACAGTGAGGTACTACCCAGTAAGACGCATCCCCTGCGCTACCTCAAGGGTGTTGACGTAAGCGCAGCAGCTGCGGGATCAGCACCCGGGTGTCGGGCACGAACGCCCAGGCCGGGTCTCCTGGCCGGCGATGCTGGCAGGCAGCGGGGTGTACGCGCCCTGCAGATGAACCCGGACATCGTGGACCGCGCGGCCCAGCCGGGTCTGATCCAACGGAACCGTGACGCGGGGATTTACCAGGGCCGTGGCGTTGACACCGGGCTGGCCGAGCTGACGGATCGTGGTGTGGTCACTCGGCAACTGCGGAGTGTTGGACAGCGGCCCCACAACAGCCTTGGACTGCACCGCGAGCTTCGAGATGTCACTGGACAGCAACCGGGCCTGGTTGGTGACCTCTCCGGCAGGACCCGAAATAAGCAGGGCTGGAACAGCATTGGGGCCCAGCAGGCTCAATCCTGGCGCCTCCCCCTCACGCACGATCACCTGCCGCTCCAGCGGCTGCGGCGACGCAACCGGACCGCCATCGGTCGTCACGATGTCGACGGAGGGACGTTGCAGGCCGTACCGGGCAACCACCGCCGTGGCGATCCGGATCGCGGCATCGGATTCCGATTGCGACGGATTCGGTGGGACGAACAGGGTGAGCTTGCTCAGTACCGGCGGCAGGAAGTCGGCGATCACCGTCGGCGGTTGTTCCAGACCGGTGAATCGAACGTCGCTGTCCATCAGCCGTAGCGGGTTCGTCGGGTCGTACGCGCAATACCCGTCGGGCATCGTCAGGTAGCTGTTCAACTGCACGGTCACTGCGTTTTCCACCACCCGGGCACCGGTCAGCGGGACGGTGATCGGTGCCTGATCGGGCGGCAGGGGAACCCGCGACAGCACACGTTGGTCCTGTGTCACCTCGAGGGTGCCACCGCGGGTGTTGACCGGCAGTTGCACCATCGCGACCAGCTCAGCGGGAATCAGTCCGCGCGGCACCGGAATTGTCAGGGTCTGCGAGCCCTGAATTCCGTACAACGCGATATCCGGATTCGCACCGAGCGTCCGTAGATTCAGCGTCGGGGAATTCACCAGTGAGATTTCATCTTCTGGAGCGGCACTCGCTACTGCAGGCAGGGCAGTTCCGGCAACGATCATCGCGGCGGCGAGCAGCGGCAATATCCGTGCAGTCACTCGATGCAGCTTATGCGGCTGTTGCCGACATGGCGGGGCGAACTGAAATAGTAATGCGACGCGCGTCCTCGAGGCGAAATAATCAAGATCGAATGAATTTGCCGGCACTTCGAGTTTCGGGAATGCACGGTCAACAGCTGCCCGATCTCGTCAGGGTGCTCTGTCGCCCGTCAGAGGAAAAATCACGTCAACGTAAGTCGGGCCACCATTTCCCCCGTCGGCTGCGGCGATCCACCGGCCGGCTCCATGGTGAACGCCAACGCGGTGGAATCCCCGAGATCCCGCACCATGGCCGTGGTCGACGGCGACATGGTCGACATCATCCCCGCGGACTTCGGCCCCTGATCGGTCATGAGCCACATCTGGTAGACCATCCCGGGAGGTGCCGGCGCCGCGTTGTTCATCACCAAGACGCCGGTCCGCTCATCGCGCGAGTACACGAACGTCGCGGTGCCACCGGCATTGAGCTGTCCGGTGGCCGTGCGGACATCGTCTGCCGAGAACACCTGCTCGGCTGAGGTCGGGGCGCTCGGGCGGAATGCCAGCCCCGCACCGAAGCCGCCCGCGGCGACCACCAGGGCCGCGGCGGCCGCCACCAACCCTGTGCGCCAACGGAAGCGGTCACGGTGAGGATCGCGGGACACCGCGAGTGCCCGTCGGCGTAGCGACGCCGGCGGAGTCGTCGCCGTCGTCGACGACGCGATCGCCATCGACTCGCGCACCGCACGCACCTCGGCACGGAATGCCTCGGCGACCTCAGCGGGGGCATCGGCCAGCCGGCGTTCGATGTCGACGCGCTCTGCGTCGGAAACCGCGTCCAACGCGTATGCCGTCGCCAGGCCCGGCAGCTCGGAATCGCTGGTCATGTCACCCCCAGGCAATCACGTAGCCTGCGCAGTCCGTCGCGCATCCGGGTCTTGACGGTGCCCAGACTGGTCGACAGCCGTTCGGACACCTGCGGGTAGGTCAGGCCGTCGTAATACGCCAGTTCGATGGCTTGCCGTTGCAGGTCGGTCAGCGATCCCAGGCAGTCGGCCACCTGGCGCTGCTCGTCGGAGCGGATCGCCGAGTCGGCGACCACATCGGTGTCGGGCTCGACGCTCACCGCGACGTAACGCGCCTCGCGCCGGCTGGAGGCCACCTCGGCCCGCACCCGATCCACCGCACGGCGATGCGCCAGGGTCATGAGCCACGCCAGCGCCGAACCTTGCTCCGGGTCATAGTCCGCGGCACAACGCCACACCTGGGCGTAGACGTCCTGCGTGGTCTCCTCGCTGTAACCGGGATCGCGCAGGATCCGGATGACCAATCCGTATATGCGGGCGCTGGTGGCGTCGTACAGCCCGGCGAACGCCTCGGCGTCGCCGCGGGCCACCCGGCGCAGCTGAGCGTCGAGTACGTTGCTCACCTCCGGCATACGTGCCATCGATCGGTAGCCTAACGCCGAGTCGGCAGTGCTCATCGCCGATCACCCGTAGGTGAACGAGAAGGCCTGCAGCCCTTGGCTCAACCGCACCTCGACCTCACCACGATGCACGTCGCGATCGCTGACGATCTGACGCAGGGTGGGCGGTCCGCTCACCGGCACGCTCGTTGTCTCACCACCGCGCAGCACGGTCACGGTACCGGTGCCACCTACAACGAGATAGACCTGCCCGGCCCGGTAATTGAGCTTGATCGCCGAACCGGAGCCCTGAGCGGTCGCGCCCTGGTAGTCCAGGTGCCACGGACCGCGCAGCGCGAACGAGTCGGCAGGCAGGCTCCTCGGATAGTCGAACACCGTGTCGCCCTCGTCGTACGTCCCGCCACCGGCGTAGTTGATCTCCTTACCGACTCCGAGGTAGGTCTCCGGCGTGAGTGCCGATGTCGGTGTCATGTCGGGCGCGTTCACCGGGGCCGGCAACGCGGCGTTCTTGGCGTCCACGAGCAATTCGCGAATCAACCGTTCCGTCGTGTCGTAGCCGCCCTCGCCGAACTTCACATGCCGCACAACGCCGTTCGCATCGATCAGATACTCGGCCGGCCAGTACCGGTTCTCATAATTCGTCCAGGTGGAGTACGAGTTGTCCAGGGCGACCGGATAGGTGACGCCGAGGTCGGCCGCACCTTTGGCCACGTTGCCGGGAACCCGCTCGAACGCGTACTCGGGTGTGTGCACACCGATCACGGTCAGTCCGGACTCCTTGTATCTGCCGTACCAGTCGACGACGTGGGGAATCGCGCGCTGGCAGTTGATGCACGAGTACGCCCAGAAGTCGACGAGCACCACCCGGCCGCGCAGCGACTTGAGGTCGACGGGATCGCCGTCAGGGGTGTTGAGCCAGCCGGCGATACCGGTGATGTCCGGTGCGGGACCGCAGTTCTGGAGTTCCTCCGCGCCTTCTGGACAATCCGACAACTCCCCGCTGCCGGTCGGGCTCAGTCGGTCCTGGACCTCGCCCGCGCCGGCCACCCGGTCCTGTAACCCGCTGGTGTAATCCGGGATGGCCCGCTGCAGCTTCGCCGGCACGTTGGCGGCCAACGCCACTGCGAAGACCAGCATCACGACTCCTCCGATCAGCCGGATCTTGCGCTGCTGACGGCGGAATGCGTTGACCCGCTCGACAACCCGACGCCCCGCGAGGGCGAAAACGAGTAGGGGAAGCGCGGCGCCGATGGCGAACGACAGGGTCAGTGCAACGGTGTTGGCACCTATCGAACCGGTTGCGCCCGCGACGACGATCGCCGCGAGAACCGGACCCGCGCACGGCACATAGAGCACGCCCAGCGCCAGCCCCAGTCCGAAACCGCTGCTCCCAGAGCCGAACTGCTTCTGCGGAATACGGCTGAACGGCTTCTCCAGCAGCTGCTCGAAGCGCGGGAAGATCAGGCCCAACCCGATCAGGGTCAGCGCCAGAAGTCCCGCCCAGCGAAGCGCGTCCTGAGGTAGGTGCAACAGCTGCAACAGTGCTGAGCCCGCGAGGGTCACCACGCTGAAACTCAGCACCAGGCCTGCGATCACCCGATAGGGACGTAGTGTCTCGGCCAGTGTCGGTTTCGTCGCAACGATCGTCGTGCCGTTCGACTCCGTGACGCGCGCGCTCTGCGCTCCAGAGAAGAAGATCACGGGCAGTACCGGCAGGATGCACGGCGAGACGCCGGTGATGAGTCCGCCGAGGAATCCGATGAGCACCAAGGTGTACATGCCGGGTATTCGGCACCGAGGTGCTGCCGGATTGGTCGAAATCGGCACCCATCCGGACTCGGGTTGGCTCCGAATACCCATCGACCGAGAAAGTGACGGCGGTCACCGTCAATCACTCACAGGGAGTCGGAAAATGTCGATCCTTCACTACAAGATGGCCGCGGTGGCGGGACTGTCGGCCGCGGCCATGTTCGCGCTGCCCGCCTGCTCGAACGACACCGCACGGTCCGCACCCGTCACGCCGGAGGCCACCAGTGCGCCGGCGATGGCCGCCGACCCGGCGTCGGACCTGGTGGGCCCGGGCTGCGCGTCCTACGCGGAAAAGGTGCCGTCCGGCCCGGGGTCGGTGGTCGGGATGGCACAGGATCCGGTCACCGTCGCCGCGTCGAACAACCCCCTGCTGACGACGCTGACCGCGGCCGTCTCCGGAAAGCTGAATCCGAACGTGAACCTGGTGGACACCCTCAACGGGGGTGAGTTCACCGTATTCGCGCCCACTGACGACGCATTCGCCAAGATCGACCCGGCCACCATCGAGATGCTGAAGACGGACTCAGCGATGCTGACCAAGATCCTGACCTATCACGTCGTGCCCGGACAGGCCAGCCCGGCCAAGGTGGTCGGCACCTGGCCGACCGTGCAGGGTGCATCCGTCGCGGTGACCGGCTCGGGTGACGCGCTGAAGGTCAACGACGCATCGGTGGTGTGCGGCGGGGTCCACACCGCCAATGCCACCGTCTATCTCATCGACACGGTGCTCATGCCGCCCACCGGCTAGCCCGATACACGAAAGTGCCCCAAACCCGAAGGTTTGGGGCACTTTTCAGTCTGCTCGCGCGGAGCGGAAGAAGGGAAGGAGCCTTCGCTACTTCGCCTTTTCCAGAACCTCGACCAGTCGCCACCGCTTGGAGGCCGACAGGGGCCGGGTCTCCATCAGCGAGACGCGGTCGCCGATACCGGCATCGCCGTTCTCGTCGTGCGCCTTGACCTTCTTGGTGGTCCGGATGATCTTGCCGTAGAGCGGGTGGCTCTTACGATCTTCCAGCTCGACCACGATGGTCTTCTGCATCTTGTCGCTGACCACGTAGCCGATGGCGGTCTTGCGACGGCCGCGCGGCGTCTCGGTGGCCGGGGTGTGCTTGGGGCCCTTGGTATCTGCCATTACGAATCCTCACCAACGGGTCCGGAAGCCAGACCCAACTCACGTTCACGCAGCACGGTGTAGACCCGTGCGATCTCCTGACGCACAATGCGCAGCCGACGGTTGTTGGCCAGCTGACCGGTCGCCATCTGGAAGCGCAGGTTGAACAGCTCTTCCTTCGACTCGCGCAGCTTGTCCTTCAACTCGGTGTCGGACAGTTCGCGCAGTTCACCAGGCGTAGTTCCCACTGCCATCAGAACTGCTCCTCTCGACTCACGATGCGTGCCTTGATCGGCAACTTGTGGATTGCGCGAGTCAGAGCTTCCTTGGCGATCTTCTCGTCCGGGTAGCTGATCTCGAACAAAATGCGTCCGGGCTTGACGTTGGCGATCCACCACTCCGGCGAACCCTTACCGGAACCCATGCGGGTCTCGGCGGGCTTCTTGGTCAGCGGGCGGTCCGGGAAGATGTTGATCCACACCTTGCCGCCACGCTTGATGTGCCGGTTGATGGCGATACGAGCGGACTCGATCTGCCGGTTGGTGATGTAGGCGTGACCGAGGGCCTGGATGCCGTAGTCACCGAAGCTCACCGACGTGCCGCCGCTGGCGATGCCACGCTGGCGTGGGTGGTGCTGCTTACGGTGCTTGACCTTGCGGGGAATCAGCATGATTAGTTCTCCGTGCTCTCAGCTGCGGGCGCCGAAGCGGCCACGGCCTCGGTTGCGGCCGGTGCATCGTCTCCGGTCGCGGCGCGGCCGGCTTCGGTGCTCGTCGCCGTGGTGCCCGACGCACCGCTACGACGCGGCCGGGTGCCCGACGGACGCTCACGACGCGGCCGGTCACTGGCCGGCGCGGCGGCGGTGAGCTCACGCTTGCCACCGACGATGTCGCCCTTGTAAATCCAGACCTTCACGCCGATACGGCCGAAGGTGGTCTTGGCCTCGTAGAGGCCGTAGTCGATATCCGCGCGCAGCGTGTGCAGCGGAACCCGACCTTCGCGGTAGAACTCCGAGCGGCTCATCTCAGCACCGCCGAGGCGGCCCGAGCACTGCACCCGGATGCCCTTGACGTTGGGCTGACGCATGGCCGACTGGATCGCCTTGCGCATCGCGCGACGGAACGCCACGCGGTTGCTCAGCTGCTCCGCGACACCCTGGGCGACGAGCTGAGCCTGCGACTCAGGGTTCTTCACCTCGAGGATGTTGAGCTGAACCTGCTTGCCGGTCAGCTTCTCCAGGTCGGCGCGGATGCGGTCGGCCTCGGTGCCACGGCGACCGATGACGATGCCGGGACGCGCGGTGTGGATATCAACGCGGACCCGGTCCCGGGTGCGCTCGATCTCCACGTCGGCGATGCCGGCGCGCTCAAGACCAGTGGCCAGCAGACGCCGGATGGCGACGTCTTCCTTCACGTAGTCCTTGTACTGCTTGTCGGCGTACCACCGGGACTTCCACTCGGTGGTGATACCGAGGCGGAAACCGTGGGGATTGATCTTCTGGCCCACTACTCCGAGCCTCCCTTCGTCTCGGCCGTGCCCTTCGCGGCGGCGGCCTTGCTGCCCTGGGCACGACGGCTACGCGCGGAACCCGCGGACGCACCCTTCTGCTTGGGCGGACGGCTCTCCACGATCACGGTGATGTGGCTGGTGCGCTTGCGGATCCGGAACGCACGCCCCTGGGCACGCGGACGGATGCGCTTGGCGGTCGGGCCCTCGTCGGCGGTGATGGTCGCGACCACCAGCGTCGTCGGGTCCAGGCCCTCGTTGTTCTGCGCGTTGGCCGCAGCGCTGGCGATCACCTTGGCGACCGGCTCGCTGGCGCCCTGCGGCGCCCACCGCAGGATGTCGAGGGCTTCCTCGACACTCTTGCCGCGGACCAGGTCGATGACGCGGCGGGCCTTGCTCGCCGAGACGCGCACGAAGCGCGCCTTCGCCTGTGCGGACGGGTATTCAGTGACTGTGGTACTCATCGCCGCTTGCTCTTCCGGTCGTCCTTGATGTGACCCTTGAAGGTGCGCGTCGGGGCGAATTCGCCGAGCTTGTGCCCGACCATCGCCTCGGTGACAAACACCGGGACATGCTTGCGGCCGTCATGCACCGCA includes these proteins:
- a CDS encoding TetR/AcrR family transcriptional regulator, which gives rise to MLSEQLIVEAALRVLQYHGAAGLSVRRLGVALGADPTALYRYFRGIEDVVLAITDELLRRVVEGWEPTGHWREDMRELGLRLHRVYVEHPQAGVLAASRVTGGAHEIQIIETVLGSLRSAGFPEREAVEVYHAFIDQMLGFAALDAAFEALPAEHQKRDDDRWRDTYAQLPAESHPNIAATSGLLDESMRRSACQSALDLLLDGVAARLDARRP
- a CDS encoding cupin domain-containing protein; its protein translation is MSTCVNAVSLQLDHTPLPDESVVDGAPTTGHRDVTSLADVTVGVWEHTPGVSRDVESDEVFVVLGGDASIAFDDGTPTIDLRPGSLVRLHAGQRTTWTVRETLRKVFIA
- a CDS encoding NAD(P)/FAD-dependent oxidoreductase gives rise to the protein MQTVFERNTPATSLVDRSLAATALQPFWLDDIPGHPRYPGLTKPSSRYDLIVVGGGYTGLWSALMAKQRDPGMRVALVEGQTIGWAASGRNGGFVEASLTHGTENGRSRWPDEIDALDRLGLENLDGIEKTVDSLGLDCDFERTGSISVAVEPYQAAELATAALRPDQVYFDQQAIRAEVNSPTYLAGVWSKDAAALVHPAKLASELARAASELGVEIYENSKVLGLGQDHRGGPLSVRTERVTAHADRVILATNGFPSLLKRYRYHTVPVYDYALMTEPLTDTQLAEIGWDNRQGISDMSNQFHYYRLSKDNRILWGGYDAIYHFGGRIRPQYEDRDATYRRLAGHFFTTFPQLEDVSFSHRWAGVIDTSTRFCAFFGSAYGDRVGYAAGFTGLGVAATRFAAEVMLDRFAGTPTVRTELEMVKSIPAPFPPEPLASAGIQATRWSLDRADHREGRRNVLLKALDSVGLGFDS
- a CDS encoding anti-sigma factor, which translates into the protein MTSDSELPGLATAYALDAVSDAERVDIERRLADAPAEVAEAFRAEVRAVRESMAIASSTTATTPPASLRRRALAVSRDPHRDRFRWRTGLVAAAAALVVAAGGFGAGLAFRPSAPTSAEQVFSADDVRTATGQLNAGGTATFVYSRDERTGVLVMNNAAPAPPGMVYQMWLMTDQGPKSAGMMSTMSPSTTAMVRDLGDSTALAFTMEPAGGSPQPTGEMVARLTLT
- the sigK gene encoding ECF RNA polymerase sigma factor SigK yields the protein MARMPEVSNVLDAQLRRVARGDAEAFAGLYDATSARIYGLVIRILRDPGYSEETTQDVYAQVWRCAADYDPEQGSALAWLMTLAHRRAVDRVRAEVASSRREARYVAVSVEPDTDVVADSAIRSDEQRQVADCLGSLTDLQRQAIELAYYDGLTYPQVSERLSTSLGTVKTRMRDGLRRLRDCLGVT
- a CDS encoding cytochrome c biogenesis protein DipZ — its product is MYTLVLIGFLGGLITGVSPCILPVLPVIFFSGAQSARVTESNGTTIVATKPTLAETLRPYRVIAGLVLSFSVVTLAGSALLQLLHLPQDALRWAGLLALTLIGLGLIFPRFEQLLEKPFSRIPQKQFGSGSSGFGLGLALGVLYVPCAGPVLAAIVVAGATGSIGANTVALTLSFAIGAALPLLVFALAGRRVVERVNAFRRQQRKIRLIGGVVMLVFAVALAANVPAKLQRAIPDYTSGLQDRVAGAGEVQDRLSPTGSGELSDCPEGAEELQNCGPAPDITGIAGWLNTPDGDPVDLKSLRGRVVLVDFWAYSCINCQRAIPHVVDWYGRYKESGLTVIGVHTPEYAFERVPGNVAKGAADLGVTYPVALDNSYSTWTNYENRYWPAEYLIDANGVVRHVKFGEGGYDTTERLIRELLVDAKNAALPAPVNAPDMTPTSALTPETYLGVGKEINYAGGGTYDEGDTVFDYPRSLPADSFALRGPWHLDYQGATAQGSGSAIKLNYRAGQVYLVVGGTGTVTVLRGGETTSVPVSGPPTLRQIVSDRDVHRGEVEVRLSQGLQAFSFTYG
- a CDS encoding fasciclin domain-containing protein — translated: MSILHYKMAAVAGLSAAAMFALPACSNDTARSAPVTPEATSAPAMAADPASDLVGPGCASYAEKVPSGPGSVVGMAQDPVTVAASNNPLLTTLTAAVSGKLNPNVNLVDTLNGGEFTVFAPTDDAFAKIDPATIEMLKTDSAMLTKILTYHVVPGQASPAKVVGTWPTVQGASVAVTGSGDALKVNDASVVCGGVHTANATVYLIDTVLMPPTG
- the rpsQ gene encoding 30S ribosomal protein S17 encodes the protein MADTKGPKHTPATETPRGRRKTAIGYVVSDKMQKTIVVELEDRKSHPLYGKIIRTTKKVKAHDENGDAGIGDRVSLMETRPLSASKRWRLVEVLEKAK
- the rpmC gene encoding 50S ribosomal protein L29 yields the protein MAVGTTPGELRELSDTELKDKLRESKEELFNLRFQMATGQLANNRRLRIVRQEIARVYTVLRERELGLASGPVGEDS
- the rplP gene encoding 50S ribosomal protein L16 encodes the protein MLIPRKVKHRKQHHPRQRGIASGGTSVSFGDYGIQALGHAYITNRQIESARIAINRHIKRGGKVWINIFPDRPLTKKPAETRMGSGKGSPEWWIANVKPGRILFEISYPDEKIAKEALTRAIHKLPIKARIVSREEQF
- the rpsC gene encoding 30S ribosomal protein S3, translating into MGQKINPHGFRLGITTEWKSRWYADKQYKDYVKEDVAIRRLLATGLERAGIADVEIERTRDRVRVDIHTARPGIVIGRRGTEADRIRADLEKLTGKQVQLNILEVKNPESQAQLVAQGVAEQLSNRVAFRRAMRKAIQSAMRQPNVKGIRVQCSGRLGGAEMSRSEFYREGRVPLHTLRADIDYGLYEAKTTFGRIGVKVWIYKGDIVGGKRELTAAAPASDRPRRERPSGTRPRRSGASGTTATSTEAGRAATGDDAPAATEAVAASAPAAESTEN
- the rplV gene encoding 50S ribosomal protein L22 — encoded protein: MSTTVTEYPSAQAKARFVRVSASKARRVIDLVRGKSVEEALDILRWAPQGASEPVAKVIASAAANAQNNEGLDPTTLVVATITADEGPTAKRIRPRAQGRAFRIRKRTSHITVIVESRPPKQKGASAGSARSRRAQGSKAAAAKGTAETKGGSE